Proteins found in one Nostoc sp. NIES-3756 genomic segment:
- a CDS encoding DUF4079 domain-containing protein: MSLEMSAPVKYWLNFFHPLIMWVLLALSLYAAYLGLQVQRTRNAQGEEKKELIKGRYNVRHYQIGSILLALMVTGAIGGMAVTYINNGKLFVGPHLLAGLGMTGLIAFSAALSPYMQKGANWARVSHILINFVILGLFTWQAITGVQIVQRILSQA, encoded by the coding sequence ATGAGTCTGGAAATGTCTGCCCCGGTTAAGTATTGGTTAAATTTCTTTCACCCTTTGATTATGTGGGTGTTATTAGCACTTTCACTCTATGCAGCTTATCTAGGGCTACAGGTACAGCGTACCAGAAATGCGCAAGGCGAAGAAAAGAAAGAATTGATCAAAGGTAGATATAACGTCAGACACTACCAAATAGGCTCGATACTTTTAGCTTTGATGGTAACAGGTGCAATTGGTGGGATGGCTGTTACATACATTAATAACGGCAAATTGTTTGTGGGGCCGCATCTCCTAGCCGGACTGGGTATGACAGGTTTAATTGCGTTTTCTGCTGCTTTATCTCCCTATATGCAGAAAGGGGCAAATTGGGCGCGGGTAAGTCATATTTTAATTAATTTCGTGATTTTAGGACTCTTTACTTGGCAGGCTATCACTGGCGTGCAAATTGTCCAAAGAATACTTTCTCAGGCTTAG
- a CDS encoding DUF1997 domain-containing protein, with product MLSTNGEYQSLDIVEKTVPVVPNSPETENTDTPLIGTLTKFYGRYGDSMEMYAPAATVAEYLNGHAGWFTRCAEPMKVHSLGENGYALTIGRFGAFGYEVEPKIGLELLPPDEGVYRIRTIPIPDYQAPGYDVDYHAALQLKEDFAETIVTKVEWELDLTVCLHFPRFIQRLPKSLIQSTGDRLLNQIVRQVSRRLTRKVQEDFHKTFGVSQ from the coding sequence ATGCTTTCGACAAACGGCGAATATCAATCTCTGGATATAGTAGAAAAAACTGTGCCTGTCGTTCCTAATTCCCCAGAAACTGAGAACACAGACACACCATTAATTGGTACATTAACAAAATTTTATGGTCGCTATGGCGACTCTATGGAAATGTACGCCCCAGCAGCAACAGTGGCTGAGTATCTGAATGGTCATGCTGGTTGGTTTACACGCTGTGCTGAACCGATGAAGGTGCATTCCTTGGGCGAAAATGGTTATGCTTTAACCATTGGTCGATTTGGCGCTTTTGGTTATGAGGTAGAACCCAAGATTGGTTTAGAACTTTTACCCCCAGACGAGGGAGTCTATCGTATCCGCACCATCCCCATTCCCGACTATCAAGCGCCAGGGTATGATGTAGATTATCATGCAGCCCTTCAGTTAAAAGAAGATTTCGCCGAAACCATCGTTACAAAAGTCGAATGGGAACTAGATTTAACAGTTTGTCTGCATTTTCCCCGATTTATTCAGCGTTTGCCTAAATCTTTAATTCAGTCTACAGGCGATCGCCTCCTCAATCAAATTGTGCGCCAAGTATCCCGCCGTCTTACACGCAAAGTCCAAGAAGACTTCCACAAAACCTTCGGCGTTAGTCAATAG
- a CDS encoding NAD(P)H-binding protein, which translates to MKAFVAGATGETGRRIVQELIARNIPVRALVRDEQKARAILPPEAELVVGDVLAPATLTAALGDSTVVLCATGAKPSFDLTDPYKVDFEGTKNLVDVAKAKGIENFVLVTSLCVSQFFHPLNLFWLILVWKKQAEEYLQKSGLTYTIVRPGGLKNEDNSDAIVMQSADTLFDGSIPRQKVAQVSVEALFEPSARNKVVEIVAKPEASAKSFSELFQQC; encoded by the coding sequence ATGAAAGCATTTGTAGCTGGGGCAACAGGTGAAACAGGTCGCCGTATTGTGCAAGAGTTGATAGCGCGGAATATTCCTGTACGTGCTTTAGTTAGAGATGAGCAAAAAGCTAGAGCTATATTACCTCCTGAAGCAGAGCTAGTTGTAGGTGACGTATTAGCTCCAGCCACTCTTACGGCTGCTTTGGGAGATAGTACAGTGGTATTGTGTGCGACTGGCGCAAAACCAAGCTTTGACCTGACAGACCCTTATAAAGTAGATTTTGAAGGCACTAAGAATTTAGTAGATGTGGCAAAAGCTAAAGGAATTGAGAATTTTGTTTTAGTAACTTCCTTGTGCGTCTCCCAATTTTTCCATCCGTTGAACTTGTTTTGGTTAATTCTGGTGTGGAAAAAACAAGCGGAAGAGTATTTACAAAAAAGTGGTCTTACTTATACGATAGTCCGTCCTGGTGGCTTAAAGAATGAGGATAACTCAGATGCGATCGTTATGCAAAGTGCTGATACCTTATTTGACGGTAGCATTCCTCGGCAAAAAGTAGCTCAGGTGTCTGTAGAAGCTTTGTTTGAACCAAGCGCACGCAATAAAGTAGTTGAGATTGTTGCTAAACCAGAGGCTAGTGCTAAAAGTTTTAGTGAGTTATTTCAGCAGTGTTAA
- a CDS encoding glycoside hydrolase family 24 protein yields the protein MGPIAALLGFVYLFQWYIFGELRSPSDPRFGNNLPPLVMKGGDPYVRALMRTISASEANGNRPYSLLYGGQQVNDLSKHPEICVTIVTGPNTGNCSTAAGRYQIINTTWFQIAPRYHPKPSQMMFWSRYSFEPEYQDLVVYRWLNDSQAWGIDISQLLRQGKINDVLRRLSPTWTSLGYGIETNSISSALPRIYQKMLQEELTTVNNPASTTVTPTPTTKSKIKEK from the coding sequence ATTGGCCCTATAGCCGCACTTCTCGGCTTTGTGTATTTATTTCAATGGTATATCTTTGGAGAATTGCGATCGCCTTCTGATCCCAGATTTGGCAATAATTTACCACCTTTGGTCATGAAAGGGGGCGATCCTTATGTTCGCGCTTTAATGCGAACCATCTCAGCCAGTGAAGCTAATGGGAACCGTCCTTACTCCCTTTTGTATGGTGGGCAGCAGGTAAATGACCTGAGCAAGCATCCTGAAATATGCGTTACTATCGTCACAGGCCCAAATACAGGTAACTGTTCCACTGCGGCTGGAAGATATCAAATTATCAATACCACTTGGTTTCAAATTGCGCCTCGCTACCATCCAAAACCATCGCAAATGATGTTTTGGTCTAGGTATAGTTTTGAACCAGAATATCAAGATTTGGTTGTTTACCGTTGGTTAAATGATTCACAAGCTTGGGGTATAGATATTTCCCAACTATTGCGCCAAGGCAAAATCAATGACGTTTTGCGGCGACTTTCCCCCACTTGGACAAGTTTAGGTTATGGCATAGAAACAAATTCTATTAGTAGCGCTCTACCCAGAATCTATCAGAAAATGTTACAAGAAGAATTAACAACAGTTAATAATCCTGCATCAACAACTGTTACCCCAACTCCTACTACTAAGAGTAAGATTAAAGAGAAGTAA
- the menH gene encoding 2-succinyl-6-hydroxy-2,4-cyclohexadiene-1-carboxylate synthase, protein MTNKNYQFNYSLINNCNKPVILWLHGFMGNIDEFDEVIKLLGNNFSYLILDLPGHGKTQVLGGNEYYLMEKTAQGLIDLLDELQIPKCFLVGYSMGGRLALYLTLHFPERFSQVVLESASPGLPTEAERLERVKRDAQIAKKLARSVSKSDFGSFLLNWYNQPIFGNIKYHPEFETMLESRLHNQPTELVKSLQFMGTGSQPSLWDKLKDNQVPLLFLVGEHDEKFIEINREMAKISQVSKLNIISDSAHNIHFENTLEFVQRLQEFFSITSL, encoded by the coding sequence ATGACTAACAAAAATTACCAGTTTAATTATTCATTAATTAATAACTGCAATAAACCCGTGATTCTTTGGCTTCATGGCTTCATGGGTAATATAGATGAATTTGATGAAGTAATAAAATTATTAGGTAATAATTTTTCCTATCTAATACTTGACTTACCTGGACATGGAAAGACTCAAGTATTGGGTGGAAATGAATATTATTTAATGGAAAAAACTGCTCAAGGTTTAATTGATTTATTAGATGAATTACAAATTCCTAAATGCTTCTTAGTTGGTTATTCAATGGGAGGAAGATTAGCATTATATCTAACTCTGCATTTCCCGGAACGGTTTTCTCAAGTAGTGTTAGAGTCTGCATCCCCTGGTTTACCTACAGAAGCAGAACGATTAGAAAGAGTTAAACGTGATGCACAAATAGCTAAAAAGTTAGCAAGAAGTGTAAGCAAATCTGATTTCGGCTCGTTTTTACTCAATTGGTATAATCAACCCATCTTTGGTAATATCAAATATCACCCAGAGTTTGAAACAATGTTAGAAAGCAGGTTGCACAATCAGCCTACTGAGTTAGTAAAATCATTACAATTTATGGGAACTGGAAGCCAACCTTCTCTATGGGATAAGTTAAAAGATAATCAAGTTCCGCTATTATTCCTAGTTGGTGAGCATGATGAAAAGTTTATAGAAATCAATAGAGAAATGGCTAAGATATCTCAAGTATCCAAGCTGAACATCATTAGTGATTCGGCTCATAATATCCACTTTGAGAATACCTTAGAATTTGTGCAGAGACTACAAGAATTTTTCTCTATTACTTCTCTTTAA
- a CDS encoding dihydrofolate reductase family protein produces MRKIILFIASSLDGYIARESGEIDWLFTDQDYGYTEFYDQVDTLIMGNKTYQQVLSFGEYPYKDKEVFVFSKTESGKADNNAKFVNSDWLNFIKTLRQSQGGDVWLVGGAQLIHFFLQHHFIDELILSIHPIILGSGIPLIISDSNLGTKLELKNVKSFDTGLVQIFYSIC; encoded by the coding sequence ATGCGAAAGATTATTTTGTTCATTGCTTCTAGTCTTGATGGATATATTGCCAGAGAATCAGGGGAGATAGATTGGCTATTTACTGACCAAGATTATGGTTATACAGAGTTTTATGACCAAGTTGATACGTTAATTATGGGGAATAAGACATATCAGCAAGTCTTAAGCTTTGGAGAATATCCTTACAAAGACAAGGAAGTTTTTGTATTTTCCAAAACGGAATCAGGCAAGGCAGATAATAATGCAAAATTTGTCAATAGTGATTGGCTGAATTTTATCAAGACACTACGCCAATCTCAAGGGGGTGATGTTTGGTTAGTTGGTGGTGCGCAATTAATTCATTTTTTTCTACAACATCATTTTATAGATGAGTTAATTCTCTCCATACATCCAATTATTTTAGGTAGTGGTATTCCATTGATTATTAGTGATTCAAATTTAGGAACAAAACTTGAATTGAAAAATGTTAAAAGTTTTGATACTGGATTAGTGCAAATATTTTACAGTATATGTTAG
- a CDS encoding metal-sensing transcriptional repressor — MNGSNRLAQESLSVSPKADEPHNHDVEHNHTNHTHAEGESVHPHVHSEESLRRIVNRLSRIEGHIRGIKTMVQQGSPCPDVLLQIAAVRGALDKVARIVLDEHLTECIARASKEGNIEVEIEQLKAALDRFLP; from the coding sequence ATGAATGGATCAAACCGATTAGCGCAAGAATCCTTATCTGTATCTCCCAAAGCCGATGAACCCCACAATCATGATGTAGAACACAACCATACAAATCACACTCACGCAGAGGGCGAGTCGGTTCATCCCCATGTTCACAGCGAAGAATCTCTACGGCGAATTGTCAACCGCTTATCACGCATAGAAGGACACATTCGCGGAATTAAAACAATGGTACAACAAGGTAGCCCTTGTCCAGATGTATTATTACAAATTGCTGCTGTTCGAGGCGCATTAGATAAAGTAGCAAGAATTGTTCTTGATGAACATTTAACCGAGTGTATTGCTAGAGCCTCAAAAGAAGGAAATATAGAAGTAGAAATTGAACAACTCAAAGCTGCTTTAGATAGATTTTTACCCTAG
- a CDS encoding HhoA/HhoB/HtrA family serine endopeptidase, protein MKFAKRPQTIRQLSTHVLAIFIGVVLTVSSLWVLPSQAEPAPNPSGTGSAPELIAQKQSAAAAAIGNSSFVTAAVNRVGSAVVRIDTERTITRRVDPFLEDPFFRRFFGEGFQGQLPAEQLRGLGSGFIIDKSGLILTNAHVVDKADRVTVRLKDGRSFEGKVQGIDEVTDLAVVKINAGNSLPVAPLGSSNSVQVGDWAIAVGNPLGFDNTVTLGIVSTLKRSSAQVGITDKRLDFIQTDAAINPGNSGGPLLNDQGEVIGINTAIRADAMGIGFAIPIDKAKAIAVQLERDGKVAHPYLGVQMATLTPELAQQNNNDPNSAFAIPEVNGVLVIRVVPNSPAANAGVRRGDVILQVDGQAITSAEQLQNVVENSRLGQALQVRVQRGNQTQQLSVRTAELQNAA, encoded by the coding sequence ATGAAATTTGCCAAAAGACCACAGACTATACGCCAACTCAGTACTCATGTCTTAGCAATATTTATAGGAGTTGTGTTAACTGTTAGCAGTCTGTGGGTATTACCTTCGCAAGCAGAACCTGCACCTAATCCTAGTGGAACAGGATCTGCACCAGAACTAATTGCTCAAAAACAATCAGCAGCTGCGGCGGCTATAGGTAATAGTAGTTTTGTGACAGCAGCTGTAAACCGTGTTGGTTCGGCTGTGGTGAGAATTGATACGGAACGTACTATTACACGACGTGTTGATCCATTTCTGGAAGACCCATTTTTCCGGCGTTTTTTTGGTGAGGGTTTTCAAGGGCAATTGCCAGCAGAACAATTGCGTGGTCTAGGTTCTGGGTTTATCATCGATAAAAGTGGCTTAATCTTGACTAATGCCCATGTGGTTGATAAGGCCGATCGCGTGACTGTGCGTCTCAAGGATGGGCGTAGTTTTGAGGGTAAGGTGCAAGGGATTGATGAAGTGACAGATTTAGCAGTGGTGAAAATCAACGCTGGTAATAGTCTGCCAGTTGCACCCCTTGGTTCTTCTAATTCTGTGCAAGTCGGAGATTGGGCGATCGCAGTTGGTAATCCTTTGGGTTTCGATAATACTGTTACTTTGGGTATTGTCAGCACTCTCAAGCGTTCTAGCGCCCAAGTTGGCATTACTGACAAGCGCCTAGACTTTATTCAAACTGATGCAGCCATTAACCCTGGTAACTCTGGCGGTCCCCTGTTGAATGATCAGGGTGAGGTAATTGGGATTAACACCGCCATTCGTGCTGATGCTATGGGGATTGGGTTTGCAATTCCTATTGATAAAGCGAAAGCGATCGCCGTACAATTAGAACGTGATGGTAAAGTTGCTCACCCCTATCTAGGTGTGCAGATGGCAACTTTAACACCAGAATTAGCTCAACAAAATAATAATGACCCCAACTCTGCTTTTGCTATTCCTGAAGTGAACGGTGTGTTGGTGATTCGAGTAGTACCAAATTCCCCGGCTGCTAATGCTGGTGTTCGTCGCGGTGATGTAATTCTCCAAGTTGATGGTCAAGCAATTACTTCTGCGGAACAGTTACAGAATGTGGTGGAAAACAGCCGCCTGGGTCAAGCTTTACAGGTGAGAGTACAACGGGGTAATCAGACACAGCAGTTATCAGTACGCACGGCTGAGTTGCAGAATGCAGCATAA
- a CDS encoding aldo/keto reductase: MLYRRFGRTQLQMPVFSCGGMRYQYKWQDVSYSDIPADNQANLEATINRAVEVGINHIETARGYGSSEMQLGKILPKFPREQLIVQTKVSPVADAKEFRQTFEQSLSYLQLDYVDLLGLHGINNAELLDYSIRPGGCLDVVRQLQAEGKVRFVGFSTHGATDVIVQAINTNQFDYVNLHWYYINQWNWPAIEAATRHDMGVFIISPTDKGGKLYSPPQKLVDLCTPLSPIVFNDLFCLSHSQVHTLSLGAAKPQDFDEHLKTLDLIDRASEILPPILARLEEAAIATLGEDWVKTWQTNLPKLEDIPGQVNIRVILWLLNLATAYDLVDYAKMRYNLLGNASHWFPGNKADKLNELDLRKCLSYSPHAEKIPQFLAKAHQLLAGEELQRLSQS; the protein is encoded by the coding sequence ATGTTATATAGAAGATTTGGACGCACCCAATTACAGATGCCGGTGTTCTCTTGCGGCGGCATGAGATACCAATATAAATGGCAAGATGTTAGTTACTCGGATATTCCTGCTGATAATCAGGCAAATCTAGAAGCTACTATTAATCGAGCTGTTGAAGTTGGGATTAATCATATTGAAACTGCTCGTGGTTATGGTAGTTCGGAAATGCAGTTGGGGAAAATATTACCTAAGTTTCCCCGTGAACAGTTGATTGTGCAAACAAAAGTTTCGCCTGTGGCGGATGCAAAGGAGTTTCGCCAAACATTTGAGCAATCCCTGAGTTATCTTCAGTTAGACTATGTAGACCTACTGGGACTACATGGTATTAATAATGCTGAGTTGTTAGACTATAGTATACGTCCTGGGGGTTGTTTGGATGTAGTGCGACAGTTGCAAGCAGAGGGTAAAGTCCGATTTGTGGGCTTTTCTACTCACGGTGCTACGGATGTAATTGTGCAGGCAATTAACACCAACCAATTTGATTATGTAAACCTGCACTGGTACTACATTAATCAGTGGAATTGGCCAGCTATTGAAGCAGCTACCCGCCATGATATGGGAGTATTTATTATTAGCCCTACGGATAAGGGAGGTAAACTATATAGTCCACCTCAAAAATTAGTGGATTTATGCACACCTTTGAGTCCGATAGTGTTCAATGATTTGTTTTGCTTGAGTCATTCGCAAGTACACACCTTGAGTTTAGGTGCAGCCAAACCCCAAGATTTTGACGAACACCTGAAGACATTAGACTTAATAGACCGAGCATCCGAAATTTTACCACCAATTTTAGCGAGGTTGGAAGAAGCTGCGATCGCCACCTTGGGCGAAGATTGGGTAAAGACTTGGCAAACTAATTTACCCAAATTAGAAGATATCCCAGGTCAAGTAAATATTCGGGTGATTTTATGGCTATTGAATCTAGCTACGGCCTACGATTTAGTTGATTATGCCAAAATGCGGTATAACTTGCTAGGTAATGCTAGTCACTGGTTTCCCGGTAACAAAGCCGACAAACTCAACGAATTAGATTTACGAAAATGTCTCAGCTACAGTCCCCACGCCGAGAAAATTCCCCAGTTTTTAGCCAAGGCGCATCAACTGTTAGCGGGTGAGGAATTGCAGCGTTTATCTCAAAGTTAA
- a CDS encoding thermonuclease family protein, with protein sequence MKLIQGNFRVIKAAPDGDSIRFYPNNPELWNERVQPNRAGGAQLRLDSIDSLETHFQAKGGLGTLNQPLELAHGAANELLKFLGFKKITRNDNEVVTAAEPEEVPGFILTSFADVYGRSVAFAFKGKSDVADGSEVFIDKSLIKKSVNYHMLNKGLAYPTFYSKLYPDTRKELTIAAEKARKEKKGVWELDKTNEGFVLEDLKTITDDVVILPKLFRRLLGYLAINDGSAELDGFSKYLKSLGDRVIILPEGHVTGFHYVVKVEGQKIELTVQPEDLIFLEK encoded by the coding sequence ATGAAACTCATCCAGGGCAACTTTAGAGTAATTAAAGCTGCACCTGATGGCGATTCCATTCGCTTCTATCCCAACAACCCCGAACTGTGGAATGAACGAGTTCAACCAAACCGCGCTGGCGGCGCACAACTGCGCTTAGATAGTATCGATTCCCTAGAAACACATTTCCAAGCTAAAGGTGGCTTAGGTACACTAAACCAACCTCTAGAATTAGCACATGGTGCAGCTAACGAGTTGCTAAAGTTTTTAGGCTTTAAAAAAATTACACGCAACGATAACGAAGTTGTCACGGCGGCGGAACCAGAAGAAGTCCCTGGCTTTATTCTTACCAGTTTTGCTGATGTGTATGGTAGAAGTGTAGCTTTTGCCTTCAAAGGTAAATCGGATGTAGCGGATGGTAGTGAGGTTTTTATAGATAAATCCCTGATTAAAAAAAGTGTTAACTACCATATGTTGAATAAAGGGTTAGCATACCCCACCTTTTATTCCAAGTTATATCCTGATACCCGCAAAGAACTGACTATTGCAGCCGAGAAGGCGCGGAAGGAGAAAAAAGGTGTGTGGGAATTAGACAAGACTAATGAAGGTTTTGTTTTAGAAGACCTAAAAACCATCACTGATGATGTAGTCATTTTACCTAAACTATTCCGCCGTCTCCTTGGCTATCTCGCCATCAATGATGGTAGTGCAGAATTAGATGGATTTTCTAAATATTTAAAATCCCTTGGCGATCGCGTCATTATTCTACCAGAGGGTCATGTCACTGGCTTCCATTACGTTGTCAAAGTTGAAGGACAGAAGATTGAGTTAACTGTGCAACCAGAAGATTTAATTTTCTTGGAAAAGTAA
- a CDS encoding nucleotidyltransferase domain-containing protein → MQENIFIPEIHRAFLTQILGKLSQDERLLGVAIAGSYLSGEMDEYSDLDLIVVVDDIHYQQILQERQIFVSSFGSLLAAFTGEHVGEPRLLICLYDNPLLHVDFKFLTLQAFSTDRVENPAILWEREDLLTSVVMNNPCSYPPVDVQWIEDRFWVWIHYCATKLGRGELFEALDFLAFLRGQVLAPLAKLEAGRLPRGLRSLEKEIPLRLDNFCQTIAAKHDRYEIAQALQNSINFYRQLRDIVNIPDLVMGSAAEIASTKYLQQVIDSFPQR, encoded by the coding sequence ATGCAGGAGAATATATTTATTCCTGAAATCCATCGTGCTTTTTTAACGCAGATTTTAGGAAAATTAAGCCAGGATGAACGTTTATTAGGTGTGGCGATCGCTGGTTCTTATTTAAGCGGAGAAATGGATGAGTATTCTGATTTAGATTTAATAGTTGTTGTCGATGATATTCATTATCAGCAGATTTTACAGGAACGCCAAATTTTTGTCAGTAGCTTTGGTTCATTATTAGCAGCTTTTACTGGCGAACACGTTGGCGAACCGAGATTATTAATTTGTCTGTATGACAATCCTTTATTACATGTTGATTTCAAGTTTTTGACTTTACAAGCTTTCTCTACAGACCGTGTAGAAAATCCGGCTATTTTGTGGGAAAGAGAAGATTTACTCACCTCAGTTGTGATGAATAATCCCTGTAGCTATCCTCCAGTTGATGTGCAGTGGATTGAAGACCGTTTTTGGGTGTGGATACATTATTGTGCGACTAAATTAGGTAGAGGAGAACTGTTTGAAGCCTTAGATTTTCTAGCATTTCTGCGGGGTCAAGTTTTAGCACCATTAGCTAAATTAGAAGCTGGAAGATTACCCCGTGGTTTGAGGAGTTTAGAGAAGGAAATTCCTTTACGGTTGGACAATTTTTGCCAGACTATTGCTGCTAAACACGATCGCTATGAAATTGCCCAAGCACTACAAAACAGTATTAATTTTTATCGTCAGTTACGGGATATTGTCAATATACCTGATTTAGTGATGGGGTCAGCAGCCGAGATTGCTTCTACAAAATATTTACAACAGGTGATTGATAGTTTTCCACAACGTTAA